Below is a window of Drosophila miranda strain MSH22 chromosome 3, D.miranda_PacBio2.1, whole genome shotgun sequence DNA.
TTGATCTGATTTGGGGGCCATTGTTCCTTCCACCGAGCCAAAACTGGGAGCTCGAGATCCAGCGCGATGTCCAGAATTGGGTCCATGAGCAGAGGGAGGGGACTCGCGAGGAAAAACGGCAACGGATCGCCTGCGGGGGACTACACGATGTGTGAAGGGCCGAGAAACGAGAACGCTTGTGTGTTTGTGATATGTGCATGTAAAAAGAGCGATAGAGAGAGATGCAACAAGAGAGCACGACGAGTCAGTTGGCTTCGATCGATACAAAACCGATGTCGTTGGTCGACgcggtggggagggggggggggggggggggggggggcggtcCAAGACGGTGTCGGCTTGCATGAGCTAGAATCCAAGACGAAGTCCAACGGCAGGCAGGCCGAGCCGAAGCTTCGACAAGAACGCGACAGctcgagagagcgagagcgaaaGCGAAGGAAGGAAAGAAAGGCGCGAGATGAGATAAAGACAAGAGAGAACAGCCGCCtgggctgctgctgtgtgcgagaatataaatatacatatgtacaaaagCAGGTACATATGCGGATGACCATGTGGTACGTTGGACAATAATAGCGATTTACCATACTGCTCCGTAATCAGTATGGCTATAATCGATCAATTATTCAGGCCATTGCCTGCGCAACCAAACAATGTTTTTAATAGGTTTTTTGGTTATTAATTTAAACGGGTACCTGAATGGTTAGATATCCGATCGAAGGGCGTTTAGTGACAGTTCAACGATCACGATTCGTTACTAATGATTTTGCAACGGGTCAATTGATACCTCCCTGCGATCGGATGCATTCATTTTGGGAGCAACGCTTTACCCATGAGGTTCCCACTGATATCGGTGCTCCTGGTGGGGGCTCTAATGGCTGCTTTCGGGGACATCAGGACACGCCAAACGAACATTAAATGCGAAACGCGGGATCCATCGTATGCGAAGGCGCTTGTCTGCCGCCTGAAGGTGCTGGGGCGTGGCATTATCGGTGCCAATATCCACGTGAAATTGCTCAAACTTCCAGTTCGGAAGATATCCATCAATTTCAGTGTCTTTCAAAAGCTCTCCGGCTACCATCCGTTCCTGTTCAACGTCACCGCGGACCTTTGCCACTACATGGAGCACCCGAATCCCCTCAACGTCTTCTACTACTTCTACGGGGCCCTGCGGCCCTTCATCAACGTGAACCACACTTGCCCCATCAACGTGAGTGCCACGATTGCACTCTCCATGGGATTTTGTGACTCTCCTTTTGCTCTGGCTCCTTACAGCACGATATTATCCTGAAAGACTTTGTTCTGGATGATCAAATGTTCGCCAAAGTCCCTCTACCCAAGGGCAGCTACATGTTCGAGATCAAAATAATCAGCGAGGGTGTGTGGAGGGGGACCATTTACTCCTACATGGATATTAATGTGGATGATAAACCCCGTATTAAGTCGGGCTAAGATTTGCTATGAGACTCTcgactctctctctttctctctctctctctctcagctGGATGTTGCACCCACCCTCCATCTGTTGGGGGTGGAACAGGGACTAAGGGTTGAGGTTTGAGGGTTGCACCTTTCCCTGCTAAAAATAGAATAAAATCTCATTAAGATCAGTAACAAACTCAATAAAATCCATAAAATCCTTAGATTTGAGAGGGTGCGACACCCAGAGGTCAGGGACAACGACACTGATTAAACAGAGATATAGTAGGTCAGGAAACGATTGAGTTCTAGAAATATTAGTGGCACTCGAGTGGATTCTGAAAGGTGCAATCGATTAAGCGGTATTTGAGTATCATTTGAAATGTATCATGAAAATGTGCCACCCTGAGGTTTGCCCAGATATCCTTGGCTGGGAGAGACACCAGTAGCCGGCAAAAGAAACTTAAGGATGCAGATACTCGTCTGTGGTCCTACTCGGTTCCACTTCTACTCCGAATTAATCGCAGTTCCTTCGATAAGTAATGCGCAAAAACTTTGAACAAAAGATACGAATTTATTTCCTGATGCCACATTCGCACACAAACCAGAAACCAAATGGAGAAAATTCGTTGCAAGGGGGTGAAAACTCTgctgtttttctttgcttttccaACTGCAAATCGGTTTTTCCTACCCCCCGCTCGGACAGCCTCCCTGGGCTGACAGAACCGATGCGTAATAACACTGTCCAACAAAAGGTTCGAGTGTAAAGCAGCGGTGGGCGGGCGTTCTTTGTGCCGAGTTGTGCCCACGACATGTTTGTTGT
It encodes the following:
- the LOC117187926 gene encoding uncharacterized protein LOC117187926, producing the protein MRFPLISVLLVGALMAAFGDIRTRQTNIKCETRDPSYAKALVCRLKVLGRGIIGANIHVKLLKLPVRKISINFSVFQKLSGYHPFLFNVTADLCHYMEHPNPLNVFYYFYGALRPFINVNHTCPINHDIILKDFVLDDQMFAKVPLPKGSYMFEIKIISEGVWRGTIYSYMDINVDDKPRIKSG